One part of the Chrysemys picta bellii isolate R12L10 chromosome 14, ASM1138683v2, whole genome shotgun sequence genome encodes these proteins:
- the CDH15 gene encoding cadherin-15 isoform X3 — translation MESPCLLAFCLLAPLWAQGINLSQGEAGLPASPLVLYPWRQQAGPSRVKRAWVIPPISVSENHKRIPHLLVQIKSDKQLPGGVIYSIKGPGVDEEPPGIFSIDKLSGKVFLNTMLDREKNDRFRLRAFALDLGGATLEDPTDLEIVVVDQNDNRPLFQQEVYTGHVVEGAVPGTYVLKAEATDADDPDTDNAALRYSILEQGSAGLFSINETTGEIRTVQVGLDREVVSVYNLTLQVADMSGDGLATTATAVIYVDDINDNPPEFTKPEFSVEVLENTSGVDIGRLLVHDKDLPGSPNWLARFTILEGDPDGAFAIRTDPRTNDAVLSVVKALDHEGRDHFALTVSVQNQNQLHPSAPQTTRALAVVQVQVQDVNEAPFFPKNPRLARVAEGAPPGTELTTFSASDPDTRQPQALSYSLAYDPADWLLLDPRSGMVQTKRELPRRSPFLQGSWYTAVILASDNADPPSTATGTLSIEIVEVNDHGPALLPLVGVMCSEPSKGRGLLLSAMDEDLPPHAEPFHFRLSPDAPQLAHNWSLSQLNATHAVLVVLVPVPAGLHSLPLLLSDSGTPRQERAQLLNVSVCPCDEGGSCQASAAAASTAGMGLSFGALMIILSSVILLLSLALLAAIRERCHRRPRHEGLLGSSQDDLRDNILNYDEQGGGEEDQGAYDINQLRNPDFFPPPCPLGKQPIRRDTPYSYATPPYPRKLPTSPSDIEDFINEGLEAADSDPNVPPYDTALIYDCEGSGSVAGSLSSIMSSLTDGDQDYDYLSEWGPRFRRLADLYGH, via the exons ATCAAGTCGGATAAGCAGCTGCCTGGGGGCGTCATCTACAGCATCAAGGGGCCGGGCGTGGACGAGGAGCCCCCGGGCATCTTCTCCATTGACAAGTTGAGCGGGAAGGTCTTCCTCAACACCATGCTGGACCGGGAGAAGAACGACCGCTTCCGG TTGAGGGCCTTTGCCCTGGACCTGGGGGGCGCGACCCTGGAAGACCCCACTGACTTGGAGATCGTTGTGGTGGACCAGAACGACAACCGGCCCCTGTTCCAGCAGGAGGTGTACACGGGGCACGTGGTGGAGGGAGCCGTCCCAG GCACCTATgtgctgaaggcagaagccaCAGACGCTGACGACCCCGACACAGACAACGCGGCCCTGCGATACTCCATCCTGGAGCAGGGCTCCGCCGGGCTTTTCAGCATCAATGAGACCACAGGCGAGATTCGCACCGTGCAAGTGGGGCTGGACCGTGAG gtggTGAGTGTGTATAACCTGACTCTCCAAGTGGCCGACATGTCGGGCGACGGCCTCGCCACCACAGCCACCGCCGTGATCTACGTGGACGACATCAACGACAACCCGCCCGAGTTCACCAAGCCGGAG TTCTCTGTGGAGGTGCTGGAGAACACGAGTGGTGTGGACATCGGCCGGCTCCTGGTGCACGACAAGGACCTGCCCGGCTCCCCCAACTGGCTGGCGCGATTCACCATCCTGGAGGGTGACCCGGACGGGGCCTTCGCCATCCGCACCGACCCCCGCACCAACGACGCCGTCCTCTCCGTGGTGAAG GCCCTGGACCACGAGGGGCGGGACCACTTCGCGCTCACCGTCTCCGTCCAGAACCAGAACCAGCTGCACCCATCAGCCCCCCAGACCACACGGGCCCTGGCCGTGGTGCAGGTGCAGGTTCAGGACGTGAACGAGGCGCCCTTCTTCCCCAAGAACCCCCGGCTGGCCAGAGTGGCGGAGGGGGCGCCGCCCGGCACCGAGCTCACCACCTTCAGCGCCAGCGACCCCGACACCCGCCAGCCTCAGGCCCTCAG TTACTCCCTGGCCTATGACCCGgctgactggctgctgctggacCCGCGCTCCGGGATGGTGCAGACCAAGCGGGAGCTGCCACGCCGCTCGCCCTTCTTGCAGGGCAGCTGGTACACCGCTGTCATCCTGGCCAGCGATAATG CTGACCCGCCGAGCACGGCCACTGGCACCTTGTCCATCGAGATTGTGGAGGTGAACGACCATGGGCCGGCCCTGCTGCCGCTGGTGGGCGTCATGTGCAGCGAGCCCAGCAAGGGGCGGGGGCTGCTGCTGAGTGCTATGGACGAGGACCTGCCGCCCCACGCCGAGCCCTTCCACTTCCGCCTCAGCCCCGATGCCCCCCAACTCGCCCACAACTGGAGCCTCAGCCAGCTCAACG CGACCCACGCGGTGCTGGTGGTGCTGGTGCCGGTGCCCGCGGGGCTGCACTCCCTGCCACTCCTGCTCAGCGACTCCGGGACACCCCGGCAGGAGCGGGCGCAGCTGCTGAACGTCTCCGTGTGCCCCTGCGACGAGGGGGGCAGCTGCCAGGCCAGCGCGGCGGCTGCCTCCACGGCCGGGATGGGGCTCAGCTTCGGGGCCCTGATGATCATCCTCAGCAGTGTCATCCTGCTCCTGT CGCTGGCCCTGCTGGCGGCCATCCGGGAGCGCTGCCACCGGCGCCCGCGGCACgaggggctgctggggagctcGCAGGACGACCTGCGCGACAACATCCTCAACTACGACGAGCAGGGCGGGGGCGAGGAGGACCAG GGCGCCTACGACATAAACCAGCTCCGCAATCCTgacttcttccccccaccctgccccctgggcAAGCAGCCAATCCGGAGAGACACTCCCTACAGCTACGCCACCCCCCCGTATCCACGGAAACTGCCCACCAGCCCCTCTGACATCGAAGACTTCATCAATGAG GGGCTGGAAGCAGCCGACAGCGACCCCAACGTCCCCCCCTACGACACAGCCCTCATCTATGACTGCGAGGGCTCCGGCTCCGTGGCCGGCTCGCTCAGCTCCATCATGTCCAGCCTGACGGATGGCGACCAAGACTACGACTACctcagcgagtgggggccgcgctTCCGCCGGCTGGCGGACCTGTACGGGcactag
- the SLC22A31 gene encoding putative solute carrier family 22 member 31 isoform X2 has translation MEFDARLLRPAGGFGRRARLLAAATWAPNAALALGFFAGLLLAAPPAHRCRPDPALMPPALRNLSGRALLNASVPRGPAGWSRCLLYRYLPGAAGPNRTGPCTRGWDYELPAAGLRSSLVTQWDLVCSDRWKVPLEQTTYLLGWLSGCIALGLACDRFGRRATFMFSLVLAVPLGIGVALALNYMMLLSLRLLLGAALAGTFLSLYVARLELCDPPHRLMVVMVAGFFWVAGELLLPGLAVLCRQWRLLQGAVTLTLALLATCWGCPSLFPESPRWLLATRQLEKGRKGLRALAEGNGVSLEDEFYSQEHLLAELESDGVPLPRYHTLCEVFSTRVIWKNSLILGFTASTGLDHPDPLCPGHRVLASCHHAQHLLCQRGPSHRGQGRWAGPHHGCQLRGQSGRAHHGHPEQPGLLPAPRGLCLLRHPLRAQHHAAAREQGQGPARVAAGRGESAPAPALPLLPPQGPAASALAPQRRPRPRGPGLRPPRHCHQEDAELPPACPPAGQAAAAGARPGW, from the exons ATGGAGTTCGACGCGCGGCTGCTGCGGCCCGCGGGCGGCTTCGGGCGCCGCGCCCGGCTCCTGGCGGCCGCCACCTGGGCCCCCAACGCGGCGCTGGCGCTGGGCTTCTTCGCggggctgctgctggcggcgccGCCCGCCCACCGCTGCCGCCCGGACCCCGCGCTGATGCCGCCCGCGCTGCGCAAcctgtcgggccgggcgctgctcaACGCCTCGGTGCCGCGGGGCCCCGCGGGCTGGAGCCGCTGCCTCCTGTACCGGTACCTGCCCGGCGCCGCGGGGCCCAACCGCACCGGGCCCTGCACCCGCGGCTGGGACTACGAGCTGCCCGCGGCCGGGCTGCGCTCCAGCCTCGTCACCCAG TGGGACCTGGTGTGCTCGGATCGCTGGAAGGTGCCACTCGAACAGACCACCTACCTGCTGGGCTGGCTCAGCGGCTGCATTGCGCTCGGCTTGGCCTGCGACAG GTTTGGTCGGCGTGCCACGTTCATGTTCTCCCTGGTGCTGGCGGTTCCCCTGGGCATCGGTGTGGCGCTGGCGCTGAATTACATGATGCTGCTGTCGCTGCGGCTCCTCCTCGGTGCTGCGCTGGCTGGCACCTTCCTCTCCCTCTACGTCGCAC ggctggagctgtgcGACCCTCCCCACCGGCTGATGGTCGTCATGGTTGCGGGGTTCTTCTGGGTTGccggggagctgctgctgccgggCTTGGCGGTGCTGTGTCGGCAGTGGCGGCTGCTGCAGGGTGCCGTGACGCTGACGCTGGCTTTGCTGGCCACCTGCTGGGG CTGCCCGTCGCTGTTCCCAGAGTCGCCCCGCTGGCTGCTGGCCACGCGGCAGCTGGAGAAGGGCAGGAAGGGTCTGCGGGCCCTTGCTGAGGGCAACGGCGTGAGCCTGGAGGACGAATTCTACAGCCAGGAGCACCTGTTAGCAG AGCTGGAGTCTGACGGGGTCCCGCTGCCACGCTACCACACCCTCTGCGAGGTCTTCAGCACCCGAGTCATCTGGAAAAACAGCCTCATCCTCGGCTTCACGGC ATCTACTGGACTGGATCATCCTGACCCTCTCTGTCCTGGGCATCGCGTACTCGCAAGCTGTCACCATGCTCAGCATCTTCTTTGCCAGCGAGGTCCTTCCCACCGTGGTCAG gggcgctgggctgggccTCATCATGGCTGCCAGCTTCGTGGGCAAAGCGGCCGGGCCCATCATGGACATCCAGAACAACCGGGGCTTCTTCCTGCACCACGTGGTCTTTGCCTCCTTCGCCATCCTCTCCGTGCTCAGCATCATGCTGCTGCCCGAGAGCAAGGGCAAGGGCCTGCCCGAGTCGCTGCAGGACGGGGAGAGTCAGCGCCGGCCCCCGCTCTTCCGCTCCTCCCGCCGCagggaccagctgcctctgctctcGCCCCGCAGCGCCGGCCACGCCCCCGAGGCCCAGGACTACGCCCGCCTCGTCACTGCCACCAAGAAGATGCTGAGCTCCCACCGGCGTGCCCCCCTGCGGGacaggcagctgctgctggagcccgccCCGGGTGGTGA
- the SLC22A31 gene encoding putative solute carrier family 22 member 31 isoform X1 translates to MEFDARLLRPAGGFGRRARLLAAATWAPNAALALGFFAGLLLAAPPAHRCRPDPALMPPALRNLSGRALLNASVPRGPAGWSRCLLYRYLPGAAGPNRTGPCTRGWDYELPAAGLRSSLVTQWDLVCSDRWKVPLEQTTYLLGWLSGCIALGLACDRFGRRATFMFSLVLAVPLGIGVALALNYMMLLSLRLLLGAALAGTFLSLYVARLELCDPPHRLMVVMVAGFFWVAGELLLPGLAVLCRQWRLLQGAVTLTLALLATCWGCPSLFPESPRWLLATRQLEKGRKGLRALAEGNGVSLEDEFYSQEHLLAELESDGVPLPRYHTLCEVFSTRVIWKNSLILGFTAFIGSGIRHCFTRNLAPYLPRFYFSYFLLAGLEAAACLFLCVTVNRFGRRPILLLCTILTGIASLLLLALTQYLLDWIILTLSVLGIAYSQAVTMLSIFFASEVLPTVVRGAGLGLIMAASFVGKAAGPIMDIQNNRGFFLHHVVFASFAILSVLSIMLLPESKGKGLPESLQDGESQRRPPLFRSSRRRDQLPLLSPRSAGHAPEAQDYARLVTATKKMLSSHRRAPLRDRQLLLEPAPGGDPQQET, encoded by the exons ATGGAGTTCGACGCGCGGCTGCTGCGGCCCGCGGGCGGCTTCGGGCGCCGCGCCCGGCTCCTGGCGGCCGCCACCTGGGCCCCCAACGCGGCGCTGGCGCTGGGCTTCTTCGCggggctgctgctggcggcgccGCCCGCCCACCGCTGCCGCCCGGACCCCGCGCTGATGCCGCCCGCGCTGCGCAAcctgtcgggccgggcgctgctcaACGCCTCGGTGCCGCGGGGCCCCGCGGGCTGGAGCCGCTGCCTCCTGTACCGGTACCTGCCCGGCGCCGCGGGGCCCAACCGCACCGGGCCCTGCACCCGCGGCTGGGACTACGAGCTGCCCGCGGCCGGGCTGCGCTCCAGCCTCGTCACCCAG TGGGACCTGGTGTGCTCGGATCGCTGGAAGGTGCCACTCGAACAGACCACCTACCTGCTGGGCTGGCTCAGCGGCTGCATTGCGCTCGGCTTGGCCTGCGACAG GTTTGGTCGGCGTGCCACGTTCATGTTCTCCCTGGTGCTGGCGGTTCCCCTGGGCATCGGTGTGGCGCTGGCGCTGAATTACATGATGCTGCTGTCGCTGCGGCTCCTCCTCGGTGCTGCGCTGGCTGGCACCTTCCTCTCCCTCTACGTCGCAC ggctggagctgtgcGACCCTCCCCACCGGCTGATGGTCGTCATGGTTGCGGGGTTCTTCTGGGTTGccggggagctgctgctgccgggCTTGGCGGTGCTGTGTCGGCAGTGGCGGCTGCTGCAGGGTGCCGTGACGCTGACGCTGGCTTTGCTGGCCACCTGCTGGGG CTGCCCGTCGCTGTTCCCAGAGTCGCCCCGCTGGCTGCTGGCCACGCGGCAGCTGGAGAAGGGCAGGAAGGGTCTGCGGGCCCTTGCTGAGGGCAACGGCGTGAGCCTGGAGGACGAATTCTACAGCCAGGAGCACCTGTTAGCAG AGCTGGAGTCTGACGGGGTCCCGCTGCCACGCTACCACACCCTCTGCGAGGTCTTCAGCACCCGAGTCATCTGGAAAAACAGCCTCATCCTCGGCTTCACGGC GTTCATCGGCAGCGGGATCCGGCACTGCTTCACCCGCAACCTGGCTCCCTACCTCCCCCGGTTCTACTTCTCCTACTTCCTGCTGGCGGGGCTGGAAGCCGcggcctgcctcttcctgtgcGTCACCGTCAACCGCTTCGGGCGCCGCCCCATCCTGCTGCTCTGCACCATCCTGACTGGCATCGcgtcgctgctgctgctggccctgaCGCAGT ATCTACTGGACTGGATCATCCTGACCCTCTCTGTCCTGGGCATCGCGTACTCGCAAGCTGTCACCATGCTCAGCATCTTCTTTGCCAGCGAGGTCCTTCCCACCGTGGTCAG gggcgctgggctgggccTCATCATGGCTGCCAGCTTCGTGGGCAAAGCGGCCGGGCCCATCATGGACATCCAGAACAACCGGGGCTTCTTCCTGCACCACGTGGTCTTTGCCTCCTTCGCCATCCTCTCCGTGCTCAGCATCATGCTGCTGCCCGAGAGCAAGGGCAAGGGCCTGCCCGAGTCGCTGCAGGACGGGGAGAGTCAGCGCCGGCCCCCGCTCTTCCGCTCCTCCCGCCGCagggaccagctgcctctgctctcGCCCCGCAGCGCCGGCCACGCCCCCGAGGCCCAGGACTACGCCCGCCTCGTCACTGCCACCAAGAAGATGCTGAGCTCCCACCGGCGTGCCCCCCTGCGGGacaggcagctgctgctggagcccgccCCGGGTGGTGACCCCCAGCAGGAGACGTAG